A portion of the Kwoniella newhampshirensis strain CBS 13917 chromosome 1, whole genome shotgun sequence genome contains these proteins:
- a CDS encoding dethiobiotin synthase, producing MPLLFPNLRIHQVFGANTEVGKTLLTTALVRASASRYAAHLKHPEKRVFYLKPVSTGPDEESDVAYVQRNSAPHTPYISTRNLFQYREPMSPHLAAKLAPDLPFPDTNEQLVRGIEAYAASCATELNGREGALFVETAGGVHSPALHPPHTQSTFLRSLRLPSILVASPHLGGISTTISAYESLLIRGYSISAVLCLHDPYYRNHTFLENYFEDRNIRYWTIKPPPEKYGTVEEDGVRLRKWYEDVETTVGGDEGGGVGDAAKWLEEEHRKRIAELDGMPERSLNTVWWPFTQHGLVNKKEEVMVVDSAYGDNFAAYYAKAGSSAALAVSPVPEQEDSLLKSYFDGSASWFTQSHGHANEALTLAAAEAAGRYGHVLFPSGTNAPALQLAEKLISTVGAGWADRVFYSDNGSTAMEVALKMALRASGRRYGWDGEMGGDVGVIGLRGSYHGDTIGAMDATQASTFNKAVDWYKGRGLWFAPPMVQFVDGKPTVLTTGPDEWATLPETLRDESESTPDGWTLPFSSIKQIYDLSARTTTPLADYYRSHIRATLEAQVKAGRQFGALVMEPTCLGAGGMVFVDPLFQACIIEVVRASGDLFGGKAWHGKSYQAELEGLPGREAAEWQGLPVIYDEVFSGLHRFGYNTASTVLKHNPDISAYAKILTGGLLPLSATVATKSIFEAFLSDKKVDALLHGHSYTANPIGCSVALRAVELVEAYEEKDGWKEEKEMWDVESHSEDRWSFWDEKFVKGVSEMKGVKGSMAMGTVFALELEDNESDYSSHAALNFLTSLRKEVVSSKSDDLTPFTPFQIHSRPLGNVVYIITSLWTKKEVMRGMERVIMKKLQEAAE from the exons AtgcctcttctcttccccaaCCTCCGGATCCACCAAGTCTTCGGTG CCAACACCGAGGTCGGGAAAACCCTTCTAACGACAGCTCTAGTCAGAGCTTCCGCTTCGCGGTATGCTGCTCACCTGAAGCACCCCGAGAAGAGGGTTTTCTACCTTAAACCTGTCAGCACGGGTCCAGATGAGGAATCGGATGTAGC CTATGTCCAGAGAAACAGCGCCCCTCACACACCGTATATCTCAACGCGCAACCTCTTTCAATATCGAGAACCCATGTCCCCTCACCTCGCTGCCAAGCTTGCTCCGGACTTG CCCTTCCCTGACACCAACGAACAACTTGTCCGAGGGATCGAAGCCTACGCTGCTAGCTGTGCGACTGAGTTGAATGGACGTGAGGGAGCGCTTTTCGTCGAGACAGCTGGAG GTGTCCACTCGCCGGCGCTTCATCCCCCGCATACCCAATCTACATTTCTAcgctctcttcgtctcccgTCCATTCTCGTCGCATCACCCCATCTGGGCGGGATATCCACTACGATATCGGCCTACGAATCCCTTCTTATTCGTGGCTACTCCATTTCCGCCGTGCTTTGTCTGCACGATCCTTACTACCGAAACCATACGTTCTTAGAAAACTACTTTGAAGATCGAAATATCAGATATTGGACAATCAAACCCCCGCCTGAGAAGTATGGGACGGTagaggaagacggtgtGAGATTACGGAAATGGTATGAAGACGTTGAGACAACGGTAGGCGGAGATGAGGGCGGCGGAGTTGGTGACGCAGCGAAGTggttggaggaagagcatcGGAAGAGAATAGCGGAACTGGATGGTATGCCAGAGCGAAGTCTGAATACTGTTTGGTGGCCATTCACACAGCATGGTCTG GTCAacaagaaagaggaggtcaTGGTTGTCGATTCGGCTTACGGTGACAATTTTGCGGCATACTACGCGAAAGCTGGCTCATCGGCCGCATTGGCTGTCTCTCCTGTGCCAGAACAGGAAGACAGTCTGCTGAAGTCATACTTCGACGGATCAGCGAGTTGGTTTAC ACAATCTCACGGTCACGCGAACGAAGCTTTGACGCTCGCAGCAGCCGAAGCAGCGGGACGATATGGTCATGTCCTTTTCCCCAGCGGTACTAACGCTCCTGCTCTGCAGTTGGCAGAAAAGCTCATTTCCACTGTTGGTGCAGGTTGGGCAGATAGGGTATTTTACTCGGACAACGGAAGTACTGCGATGGAAGTCGCACTGAAAATGGCATTGAGGGCTAGTGGTAGAAGATATGGCTGGGACGGAGAGATGGGTGGAGATGTCGGTGTGATAGGTCTGCGGGGCAGCTATCACGGAGACACG ATTGGCGCAATGGACGCCACACAAGCTTCTACGTTCAACAAAGCTGTAGACTG GTACAAGGGCCGTGGACTTTGGTTCGCGCCACCGATGGTGCAATTCGTTGACGGCAAGCCGACTGTCTTGACAACCGGACCAGACGAGTGGGCTACCCTTCCCGAAACTTTACGCGACGAGTCTGAGTCCACTCCAGATGGCTGGACACTTCCTTTTTCTTCCATTAAGCAGATTTACGACTTGTCTGCCCGAACCACGACACCCTTGGCAGACTATTACCGATCTCATATTCGAGCGACGCTTGAGGCACAGGTCAAGGCTGGCAGACAGTTTGGTGCTTTGGTCATGGAGCCAACGTGTCTGGGTGCTGGTGGCATGGTCTTCGTTGATCCTCTTTTCCAAGCTTGTATAATCGAGGTCGTCCGGGCGAGTGGAGACTTGTTTGGTGGGAAAGCGTGGCACGGAAAATCGTACCAGGCCGAACTGGAGGGTCTGCCTGGACGGGAGGCTGCGGAGTGGCAAGGTCTTCCAGTGATATATGACGAGG TCTTCTCCGGTTTGCATCGATTTGGCTACAACACTGCATCGACCGTACTCAAGCACAATCCCGATATTTCAGCCTACGCCAAGATCCTTACCGGCGGTCTACTCCCGCTTTCTGCCACAGTCGCGACCAAATCCATCTTCGAAGCGTTTCTTTCGGATAAGAAAGTCGACGCGCTGTTACACGGGCATTCATACACTGCCAATCCTATCGGATGTTCTGTGGCTCTGAGAGCAGTGGAACTTGTCGAGGCCtacgaagagaaggatggctggaaagaggagaaagaaatGTGGGACGTAGAAAGTCACAGTGAGGACAGGTGGTCTTTCTGGGACGAGAAGTTTGTGAAGGGCgtgagcgagatgaagggCGTGAAGGGCAGTATGGCCATGGGCACGGTTTTTGCGCTAGAACTAGAGGACAACGAGAGTG ATTACTCTTCTCACGCTGCGTTGAACTTCTTGACATCGCTTCGAAAGGAAGTCGTCTCATCAAAAAGTGACGATCTCACGCCTTTCACCCCGTTCCAGATACATTCAAGACCCCTCGGCAATGTAGTTTACATCATAACGAGTTTGTGGACCAAGAAGGAAgtgatgagagggatggagagggTTATCATGAAGAAGCTGCAGGAAGCGGCGGAGTAG